In a single window of the Luteimonas viscosa genome:
- a CDS encoding riboflavin synthase, with product MFTGLIEGLGQLATRETRGGDARLRIAVGSLPFEGAAVGESIAVNGVCLTVVSFDTTHFAVDASNETLALTTLGRLAQGQVVNLERAMRPDGRLGGHLVSGHVDGVGAVAAIEDDARAQRWRFEAPPALMKYVAQKGSICVDGVSLTVNAVDADGFEVALIPHTLAHTAFGRTGVGDPVNLEVDLVARYVERLLDARAGDAA from the coding sequence ATGTTCACCGGATTGATCGAAGGCCTGGGCCAGCTCGCTACGCGAGAGACGCGCGGTGGGGACGCGCGGCTGCGGATCGCGGTCGGCTCGCTGCCATTCGAGGGGGCGGCGGTGGGCGAGAGCATCGCGGTCAATGGCGTTTGTCTGACCGTGGTGAGCTTCGACACGACGCATTTCGCGGTGGACGCCTCGAACGAAACGCTGGCGCTGACCACCCTGGGTCGGCTCGCGCAGGGTCAGGTCGTGAACCTCGAACGCGCGATGCGTCCCGACGGCCGGCTCGGCGGGCATCTGGTCAGCGGACACGTCGACGGGGTCGGCGCGGTCGCGGCGATCGAGGACGACGCGCGCGCGCAGCGCTGGCGCTTCGAAGCCCCGCCCGCGCTGATGAAATACGTCGCGCAGAAGGGATCGATCTGCGTCGACGGCGTCAGCCTCACGGTCAACGCGGTGGACGCGGACGGGTTCGAGGTGGCGCTGATTCCGCACACGCTGGCGCATACCGCGTTCGGCCGAACCGGTGTCGGCGATCCGGTGAACCTGGAGGTCGACCTGGTGGCGCGCTACGTCGAACGCCTGCTCGACGCCCGTGCGGGAGACGCGGCATGA